In Ascochyta rabiei chromosome 11, complete sequence, the following are encoded in one genomic region:
- a CDS encoding E2 ubiquitin-conjugating enzyme encodes MMASNEPSPSKALHHRLLKDVADIQQDPYPNVHFQVNDQDLYNACLILTPEEYQPLHLFVEFPHDYPLKAPVVTIQSDVVHPNIYGDYICASVLNTTEGWTPAYTLKGVLIQLLSFFSSDSLEQDHSGDTVDLAEYRQRGTVRRYTRHEGRESSSYYCDSCGFGPEWTPKRITNETSKAPTESAATISKLLSLPDEVVILMLEEIPTKDVLALADAIPLVKRTVHSYDFIRTRELQCFCLKKSYINAKLGCGISVTGGKKPILRSEFDLLSQEAFFQHNVRRSIQGVKFDKWQPLPLSRRHWNGVKTNATACLHSIHSHAGILSNEPEDIDVVYHLMNSVVVQFSADVEKGFRQPDERSTLSHASEKAVEAYFACFHLLLCLATENLAIVKAANERVNRFMTGPHTKKQFPDLGHLLVASLISDNGLTQPLGFQIIKEAILRNVVWMLDSKGADMAELAYLEPSAISEYRLVKTFEASTTSYRLLMFIRLFGSSARPAGKSLVELREGLFDSHGAPPPGVSATMAQHIRSIREISGFPGFLRAMGIEHIPSKTEFTAFLRRSITDSVKAGYSIVPMSQAELYMIRKVRERDVEVAEGVDITDAMITWYNSGEKWYWNGWKGRPTFFPNRKVS; translated from the coding sequence ATGATGGCCTCCAACGAACCATCACCATCGAAAGCCCTCCATCATCGACTCCTGAAAGATGTCGCCGATATACAACAGGATCCGTACCCCAACGTGCACTTCCAAGTGAACGACCAGGACCTCTACAATGCCTGCCTCATCCTCACCCCTGAAGAGTACCAGCCGCTGCACCTCTTCGTTGAGTTCCCGCACGACTATCCGCTTAAAGCTCCTGTGGTCACCATACAAAGTGACGTAGTCCACCCCAATATATACGGAGACTATATATGTGCTAGCGTCCTCAACACTACTGAGGGCTGGACACCCGCGTACACGCTCAAAGGCGTACTCATCCAGCTGTTGAGCTTTTTCAGCAGCGACTCGCTCGAACAAGATCATAGCGGAGACACAGTAGATCTGGCAGAGTATCGCCAAAGAGGAACCGTACGACGGTACACTCGGCATGAAGGTCGTGAATCATCCAGCTACTACTGCGATAGCTGTGGATTCGGCCCGGAGTGGACACCCAAACGTATTACCAACGAGACTTCGAAAGCGCCTACGGAATCAGCAGCGACAATTTCAAAACTGCTCTCGCTTCCTGATGAGGTTGTAATTCTGATGTTAGAGGAAATACCTACAAAAGACGTACTCGCGCTTGCCGACGCCATTCCACTAGTCAAACGCACTGTTCATTCCTACGACTTCATCCGTACGCGCGAGCTGCAATGCTTTTGTTTGAAGAAATCTTACATAAACGCTAAGCTTGGGTGTGGCATCTCTGTAACTGGCGGCAAAAAGCCAATCTTAAGATCTGAATTCGACCTGCTCAGTCAGGAGGCCTTCTTCCAGCACAATGTGCGCCGTAGCATTCAGGGTGTAAAATTCGACAAGTGGCAGCCACTGCCGCTTAGCAGACGTCACTGGAACGGAGTGAAGACGAACGCGACAGCGTGTCTCCATAGCATACACAGCCACGCAGGAATACTTAGCAACGAGCCTGAAGACATCGATGTTGTTTACCATCTCATGAACAGTGTCGTAGTCCAGTTCTCTGCAGATGTTGAGAAGGGGTTCCGGCAACCGGACGAGCGGAGCACACTCAGCCACGCTTCAGAAAAGGCCGTGGAGGCCTACTTTGCCTGCTTTCATTTGTTGCTTTGCCTCGCTACGGAGAATTTAGCCATTGTCAAGGCTGCGAACGAGAGGGTAAATCGCTTCATGACGGGCCCACATACCAAAAAGCAATTCCCTGATCTCGGACACCTGCTTGTCGCCTCTCTCATTTCGGACAATGGACTCACGCAACCTCTCGGCTTCCAGATCATTAAAGAAGCCATTCTCCGCAATGTCGTTTGGATGCTCGATTCCAAAGGCGCCGATATGGCTGAGCTCGCATATCTGGAACCATCTGCCATATCGGAGTATCGCCTAGTGAAAACTTTCGAGGCTTCGACAACGTCTTACCGTCTTCTTATGTTCATCAGATTGTTCGGCTCCTCCGCTCGTCCAGCAGGCAAGTCACTTGTGGAACTGCGCGAAGGGCTCTTCGACAGTCATGGTGCACCACCACCAGGCGTTTCTGCGACAATGGCACAGCACATTCGTAGCATCCGCGAGATCAGTGGTTTTCCAGGGTTTTTGAGAGCCATGGGCATTGAGCATATTCCCAGCAAGACGGAGTTCACAGCGTTCCTTCGACGTTCCATTACAGATAGTGTGAAAGCTGGGTACTCAATCGTGCCAATGTCGCAAGCGGAGCTGTACATGATCCGCAAGGTGCGCGAACGTGATGTTGAAGTTGCGGAGGGAGTAGACATTACAGATGCAATGATCACGTGGTACAACAGTGGGGAGAAGTGGTATTGGAATGGGTGGAAAGGGAGACCAACGTTCTTCCCCAATCGGAAGGTCAGCTAA
- a CDS encoding Pyruvate decarboxylase — protein sequence MSDTIKLAQYLFKRLNQLGASAVHGVPGDFNLDLLDYVEPSGLLWVGNTNELNAGYAADGYSRIRGIGALVTTFGVGELSAINAIAGAYAERAPVVHIVGTPNRATQDGRVRVHHTFNDGNFRRFGQMHAHVTVAQTSLRDPLTAPVEIDRVLQQCLIHSRPVYIEVPVDLVDVPVRSATLQEPIRLPEPLAIPATSAAIDQVLEKIYAAKRPVILFDGECRALNITREVQSIIEVTKWPTWTTSYGRGLIDESLPNFQGVYKGAFDEKPIQDFFGQADLVLIFGPHFSTTNSYALTAKPNPENSVVFLDTEIELGATTLRDIPARLAVSQLREKLDASKIAQYSVSDLQGLSWHAPQPLSFSTVSKDEVISHSKLWDLLTPFIRSGDIVMGETGTSGYGVREMRTPANVRIFAPVTWLSIGYMLPAAQGASLAQQQAQSQANRATSGERTKSSRTILFIGDGSLQMTVQEISTMIRHNLNVIIVVLNNDGYTIERAIHGLKETYNDVATWRYLGAPSFFGAKENTFTASARTWGELEEVLNDERLAEGTGLRMVELFLDREDVPKGPLTMLLGKEQKRTEGLETKRETIP from the exons ATGTCAGACACCATCAAACTTGCACAGTACCTGTTCAAGCGCTTGAACCAGTTAGGCGCTAGCGCGGTTCATGGAGTGCCAG GCGACTTCAACCTTGATCTGCTCGACTATGTCGAGCCCTCGGGTTTACTATGGGTTGGCAATACTAACGAGCTGAACGCTGGGTATGCCGCCGATGGCTATAGCAGGATCCGAGGTATTGGTGCTCTTGTCACCACCTTCGGAGTTGGCGAATTATCTGCAATAAACGCCATAGCTGGTGCCTACGCTGAGAGGGCGCCTGTTGTTCACATCGTTGGAACACCCAATCGAGCGACCCAAGATGGAAGGGTTCGCGTTCACCACACGTTCAATGACGGCAACTTTCGCCGGTTCGGCCAGATGCATGCGCACGTTACAGTAGCGCAAACCAGCCTCAGAGATCCGCTCACAGCACCCGTAGAGATTGATCGAGTGCTGCAGCAGTGCCTGATACACAGCAGACCAGTGTACATTGAAGTTCCCGTCGATCTTGTAGACGTACCTGTTCGGTCGGCAACTCTCCAGGAACCAATCAGGCTTCCAGAGCCACTTGCAATACCGGCCACCAGCGCTGCCATCGACCAAGTACTTGAGAAGATTTACGCGGCTAAGCGCCCTGTAATTCTTTTCGACGGCGAATGTAGAGCACTTAACATCACGAGAGAAGTGCAGTCAATCATCGAAGTGACCAAGTGGCCCACTTGGACGACTTCTTATGGACGAGGTCTTATCGATGAAAGCCTTCCCAACTTTCAGGGTGTGTACAAAGGAGCTTTTGACGAGAAACCCATCCAAGACTTCTTTGGGCAGGCAGACCTGGTCTTGATATTTGGCCCACACTTCAGCACGACGAACTCGTATGCGCTGACCGCGAAGCCCAACCCGGAGAACAGTGTGGTCTTTCTCGACACTGAGATTGAATTGGGCGCCACAACTCTGCGAGATATTCCAGCAAGACTAGCCGTCTCTCAATTGCGCGAAAAACTCGATGCATCGAAGATTGCACAGTACTCGGTATCAGATCTACAAGGCCTATCGTGGCATGCTCCCCAACCGCTCTCTTTTTCTACTGTCTCAAAAGACGAAGTCATCTCGCATTCCAAATTATGGGATTTGCTCACTCCCTTCATCCGCTCGGGCGATATTGTGATGGGCGAGACTGGCACCTCAGGCTACGGTGTCCGCGAGATGCGTACACCAGCAAATGTCCGGATTTTCGCACCTGTGACCTGGCTATCAATTGGATATATGCTCCCTGCAGCGCAAGGAGCCTCGCTAGCGCAGCAGCAAGCGCAATCACAGGCGAACAGAGCTACAAGTGGTGAGAGGACCAAAAGCAGTCGCACAATCTTGTTCATTGGCGATGGCAGTCTCCAGATGACAGTCCAGGAGATATCAACCATGATACGGCACAACCTCAATGTCATCATTGTGGTGTTGAATAACGACGGATATACGATTGAAAGAGCGATTCATGGATTGAAGGAGACATACAACGACGTTGCAACCTGGAGATATTTGGGCGCACCCAGTTTCTTTGGCGCGAAAGAAAATACTTTCACAGCATCTGCTCGGACGTGGGGCGAGCTTGAAGAAGTACTCAATGACGAGAGGCTGGCCGAAGGAACAGGTTTGAGGATGGTAGAGTTGTTCCTGGATCGCGAAGACGTGCCGAAAGGGCCATTGACTATGTTGTTGGGAAAAGAGCAGAAGCGCACAGAAGGGCTAGAGACCAAGCGTGAAACGATACCATAG